A window of Silurus meridionalis isolate SWU-2019-XX chromosome 28, ASM1480568v1, whole genome shotgun sequence contains these coding sequences:
- the efemp1 gene encoding EGF-containing fibulin-like extracellular matrix protein 1 isoform X2, translating into MPGIYMIMAMLAQVIAQEPDEPITYTCTDGYEYDPVRQVCKDIDECAIVPDACKGGMKCYNHFGGYLCLPQNAQIFVSRGDETVQPTEPSPTNPRVPPIVNPAAGNLPDRRVSGSYRNMHCSPGFALDEQNYCKDVNECQSQPCDHQCYNLIGSFICHCRQGYELASDSVSCLDIDECAFSRYMCQYACINSPGEYSCTCPVGYELQGTRMCQDINECETGHQCGEDEMCWNYYGGVRCYPKNPCQEPYVRTSENRCVCSSTSACRGLPQSIVYKYMNIHSDRTVPADIFQIQATNIYSNTHNTFRIRAGNEGGEFFLRRSSNVSAMLVMTKSLEGPLEIILDLEMITHHTTTNYRSSSLLRLTIIVGPFSF; encoded by the exons ATGCCTGGAATCTACATGATAATGGCCATGTTGGCCCAAGTCATTGCGCAGGAACCTGATGAACCCATCACCTACACT TGCACGGATGGCTATGAGTATGATCCCGTCAGACAAGTGTGCAAAG ACATTGATGAGTGCGCCATCGTTCCTGATGCCTGCAAAGGGGGCATGAAGTGCTATAACCACTTCGGGGGATACCTCTGTCTGCCACAGAATGCTCAAATCTTTGTAAGCCGAGGAGACGAAACGGTACAGCCGACTGAACCGAGTCCCACAAACCCTCGTGTCCCTCCGATTGTAAACCCTGCAGCAGGAAACCTGCCTGACCGTCGAGTTTCTGGTTCATACAGGAACATGCACTGCTCACCTGGTTTCGCTTTGGATGAGCAGAATTACTGCAAAG ACGTGAATGAATGTCAGAGTCAGCCATGCGACCATCAGTGTTACAACCTTATTGGCTCCTTTATCTGCCACTGTCGCCAGGGCTACGAGCTAGCATCCGACTCCGTTTCCTGTTTAG ACATTGACGAGTGTGCCTTCTCCCGCTACATGTGCCAATATGCCTGCATCAACAGCCCTGGAGAATATTCCTGCACTTGCCCTGTAGGATATGAGCTCCAGGGAACAAGAATGTGTCAAG ACATTAACGAGTGCGAAACCGGCCACCAGTGCGGTGAGGACGAAATGTGCTGGAACTACTATGGAGGCGTCCGGTGTTACCCCAAAAACCCCTGTCAAGAGCCTTATGTGCGCACGTCAGAAAA ccGGTGTGTCTGCTCATCTACCAGTGCGTGCCGTGGCTTGCCACAGTCCATTGTGTATAAGTATATGAACATTCACTCTGACCGTACCGTACCAGCAGATATTTTTCAGATCCAAGCCACCAACATCTATAGTAACACGCACAACACCTTCAGGATCAGAGCCGGCAACGAGGGAGGAGAATTCTTCCTCAGG CGTTCCAGCAATGTCAGCGCAATGTTGGTGATGACCAAGTCCCTAGAGGGCCCCCTTGAGATCATCCTCGACCTAGAGATGATCACCCACCACACTACCACAAACTATCGCAGCAGCTCCTTATTACGGCTCACCATCATCGTGGGACCATTCTCCTTCTAG
- the efemp1 gene encoding EGF-containing fibulin-like extracellular matrix protein 1 isoform X1, giving the protein MPGIYMIMAMLAQVIAQEPDEPITYTCTDGYEYDPVRQVCKDIDECAIVPDACKGGMKCYNHFGGYLCLPQNAQIFVSRGDETVQPTEPSPTNPRVPPIVNPAAGNLPDRRVSGSYRNMHCSPGFALDEQNYCKDINECNTGRHTCSADQTCYNTHGSFQCQCLPGYQKSGDQCVDRDECLMSHYCMHRCVNVPGSYYCECNPGYQLASNNHSCVDVNECQSQPCDHQCYNLIGSFICHCRQGYELASDSVSCLDIDECAFSRYMCQYACINSPGEYSCTCPVGYELQGTRMCQDINECETGHQCGEDEMCWNYYGGVRCYPKNPCQEPYVRTSENRCVCSSTSACRGLPQSIVYKYMNIHSDRTVPADIFQIQATNIYSNTHNTFRIRAGNEGGEFFLRRSSNVSAMLVMTKSLEGPLEIILDLEMITHHTTTNYRSSSLLRLTIIVGPFSF; this is encoded by the exons ATGCCTGGAATCTACATGATAATGGCCATGTTGGCCCAAGTCATTGCGCAGGAACCTGATGAACCCATCACCTACACT TGCACGGATGGCTATGAGTATGATCCCGTCAGACAAGTGTGCAAAG ACATTGATGAGTGCGCCATCGTTCCTGATGCCTGCAAAGGGGGCATGAAGTGCTATAACCACTTCGGGGGATACCTCTGTCTGCCACAGAATGCTCAAATCTTTGTAAGCCGAGGAGACGAAACGGTACAGCCGACTGAACCGAGTCCCACAAACCCTCGTGTCCCTCCGATTGTAAACCCTGCAGCAGGAAACCTGCCTGACCGTCGAGTTTCTGGTTCATACAGGAACATGCACTGCTCACCTGGTTTCGCTTTGGATGAGCAGAATTACTGCAAAG ATATCAACGAGTGTAATACAGGAAGGCACACGTGCAGTGCAGATCAGACCTGCTATAACACCCACGGATCTTTTCAATGCCAGTGTCTACCAGGCTACCAGAAGAGCGGTGACCAATGTGTGG ataGAGATGAGTGCCTTATGTCACACTACTGCATGCACAGATGTGTGAACGTCCCCGGATCCTACTACTGCGAGTGTAACCCTGGCTACCAGCTTGCCAGCAACAACCACAGCTGTGTGG ACGTGAATGAATGTCAGAGTCAGCCATGCGACCATCAGTGTTACAACCTTATTGGCTCCTTTATCTGCCACTGTCGCCAGGGCTACGAGCTAGCATCCGACTCCGTTTCCTGTTTAG ACATTGACGAGTGTGCCTTCTCCCGCTACATGTGCCAATATGCCTGCATCAACAGCCCTGGAGAATATTCCTGCACTTGCCCTGTAGGATATGAGCTCCAGGGAACAAGAATGTGTCAAG ACATTAACGAGTGCGAAACCGGCCACCAGTGCGGTGAGGACGAAATGTGCTGGAACTACTATGGAGGCGTCCGGTGTTACCCCAAAAACCCCTGTCAAGAGCCTTATGTGCGCACGTCAGAAAA ccGGTGTGTCTGCTCATCTACCAGTGCGTGCCGTGGCTTGCCACAGTCCATTGTGTATAAGTATATGAACATTCACTCTGACCGTACCGTACCAGCAGATATTTTTCAGATCCAAGCCACCAACATCTATAGTAACACGCACAACACCTTCAGGATCAGAGCCGGCAACGAGGGAGGAGAATTCTTCCTCAGG CGTTCCAGCAATGTCAGCGCAATGTTGGTGATGACCAAGTCCCTAGAGGGCCCCCTTGAGATCATCCTCGACCTAGAGATGATCACCCACCACACTACCACAAACTATCGCAGCAGCTCCTTATTACGGCTCACCATCATCGTGGGACCATTCTCCTTCTAG